A window from Shewanella livingstonensis encodes these proteins:
- a CDS encoding alpha/beta hydrolase — MINRKFVNTVLAKRIKRPGLCQSVTLTRKWFAVAIAILLANYSYADAAEVNIAAPAKTSACYLDGLDEQFQCGKISVLENPKLTDGKKIDIHFAILPAIKNTHPGEALLAIAGGPGQSAIENAAGFNRMLSKVRQQRDILLIDQRGTGQSNILSCDDDTTALLSMNDDDIDVIAMTEKCLAQIDADITQYGSNSALKDFEAVRQFLGYQKLHLYGISYGTRMAQLYMRHYPEALLTVTLDGVVPMQQSVVAIGSSIERGLNVLWRDCISTPACQQQFPDLADEFNKVDLQLATAPISQQVRDPLTDELSEFLLTRGKFSGAIRMAMYMPNIRALIPHAIHQAAQGNYQPILGIYTLTADSTGIAIGMHASVVCGEDIHRITEQMRKDAKESYISGNMLDGLEKTCQAWPMPSESENFSEPIHSDIPTLLLSGELDPATPPNWGALAQEKLTHSKHFIAPYATHGVAGQSCGNDLVAQLVEQGSVKDINGECLQKDVRRSFYLNANTVEALPVADTPSDIDTTAPANTAADKE, encoded by the coding sequence ATGATCAACAGGAAGTTTGTCAACACAGTCTTAGCCAAGCGGATTAAGCGTCCAGGCTTATGCCAATCGGTAACGCTTACTCGCAAATGGTTTGCTGTTGCTATTGCTATTTTGCTCGCCAATTATAGCTATGCCGACGCAGCAGAAGTGAATATTGCTGCGCCCGCTAAAACCAGTGCTTGTTACCTAGACGGTTTAGACGAGCAGTTTCAATGTGGCAAAATTAGTGTGTTAGAAAACCCTAAGCTCACTGATGGCAAAAAAATCGACATTCATTTTGCTATTTTACCAGCAATTAAAAACACCCATCCAGGTGAAGCCTTACTCGCAATTGCGGGTGGCCCAGGTCAATCGGCTATCGAAAATGCCGCTGGTTTTAATCGTATGCTGTCAAAGGTACGTCAGCAGCGCGATATTTTACTTATCGATCAGCGTGGCACCGGTCAGTCGAATATTCTCTCTTGCGATGATGACACTACTGCATTACTGAGCATGAATGATGACGATATTGATGTGATTGCGATGACCGAAAAGTGCCTAGCCCAAATTGATGCCGACATTACCCAATACGGCAGCAACTCTGCCTTAAAAGATTTTGAAGCAGTACGTCAATTTTTAGGTTATCAAAAACTGCATTTATATGGCATTTCTTATGGTACACGCATGGCACAACTTTATATGCGCCATTATCCTGAAGCCTTATTAACCGTAACATTAGATGGCGTAGTGCCAATGCAACAAAGTGTTGTCGCCATTGGCAGCTCCATAGAGCGTGGTTTAAATGTATTATGGCGTGACTGTATTAGCACCCCGGCTTGCCAGCAGCAATTTCCTGATTTAGCTGACGAGTTCAACAAAGTCGATCTGCAATTAGCGACAGCACCCATTAGCCAGCAAGTACGCGATCCGCTGACAGATGAACTCAGCGAATTTTTGCTCACCCGTGGCAAGTTTAGCGGCGCTATTAGAATGGCGATGTACATGCCAAACATACGGGCACTAATCCCCCATGCAATTCATCAAGCTGCACAAGGTAATTACCAACCGATATTAGGCATTTACACCTTAACCGCAGATAGCACAGGTATTGCTATCGGCATGCACGCATCCGTTGTGTGTGGCGAAGATATTCACCGAATTACTGAACAAATGCGTAAAGATGCTAAAGAGTCCTATATTAGTGGCAACATGCTAGACGGGCTAGAAAAAACCTGCCAAGCGTGGCCAATGCCCTCTGAGAGTGAGAATTTTAGTGAACCCATCCACAGTGACATTCCAACCCTATTGTTATCTGGCGAGCTAGACCCAGCAACGCCACCTAACTGGGGCGCGTTAGCACAAGAGAAACTCACCCACTCAAAACATTTTATTGCTCCTTACGCTACTCACGGCGTGGCCGGACAAAGCTGTGGTAATGACTTAGTCGCCCAACTAGTTGAACAGGGATCGGTAAAAGACATTAATGGCGAATGCTTACAAAAAGACGTACGTCGCAGTTTTTACCTCAATGCGAATACTGTAGAAGCATTGCCAGTTGCCGATACGCCGTCAGACATAGACACAACAGCGCCAGCGAACACTGCTGCAGATAAGGAATAA
- a CDS encoding TetR/AcrR family transcriptional regulator, producing MTITKAACVGRPRGFDIDIALEQALHVFWRNGYEGTSLNELTEAMGIKKPSLYAAFGNKEQLFFKAIDLYENRPDSLFNIAFQHEHIADVIRGLLLGAAAQFTDCSHPQGCALINSTLSCSEASESIKQTVLARKLKHKQQLVDRFEQAKHNGELQERCEPVVLASLMTALFQGLSMQASEGASVDELQKVATMAAEGILTVSVKR from the coding sequence ATGACAATAACAAAAGCAGCTTGTGTTGGTCGCCCACGTGGGTTTGATATCGACATCGCTTTGGAGCAAGCGCTTCATGTGTTTTGGCGTAATGGTTATGAAGGGACTTCTTTAAACGAACTCACCGAGGCGATGGGCATTAAAAAGCCAAGTCTATATGCCGCATTTGGCAATAAAGAACAGTTGTTCTTTAAAGCTATCGACTTATATGAAAATCGACCAGACTCACTGTTTAATATTGCCTTTCAGCACGAGCACATTGCCGATGTCATCCGCGGATTATTGCTCGGTGCCGCCGCCCAGTTTACCGATTGCAGCCACCCACAAGGTTGTGCGTTAATTAACAGCACACTGTCGTGTAGTGAAGCGAGCGAGTCGATTAAACAAACCGTGTTAGCGCGTAAATTAAAGCATAAACAACAGTTGGTCGATCGATTTGAGCAAGCTAAGCACAACGGCGAATTACAAGAACGTTGTGAACCTGTGGTATTGGCTAGCCTGATGACGGCCTTGTTTCAAGGTTTGTCGATGCAGGCGTCGGAAGGGGCAAGCGTTGATGAGTTGCAAAAAGTCGCGACTATGGCTGCTGAAGGTATTTTAACGGTTAGTGTTAAGCGTTGA
- a CDS encoding efflux RND transporter periplasmic adaptor subunit produces MTIFKSIQSTLLVSLTALLLVACGQAPAQQQAGAPAAPEVSVANVIHERITEWDQFTGRLQAPEKVTLVPRVSGYIESVNFKEGALVNKGDVLFTIDSNVFTAEVERLQAELTSAQSANQLAKNDFDRANKLFSQQAVSEELIDTRRSNMHQTAAAVASVKAALTSAKLNLEYTQVTAPITGRVSYANETAGNYVTAGQTQLTSLVSIENMYAYFDIDEQTYLKYASLSGENKRQDPRSGNNTVLMALANETEFTYQGVIDFVDNAVNQQTGTIRVRATFANPENMLMPGLFARISIAGSASYQGILIDDKAIFTDLNNKYVLVVNDENTLEYRSITLGEKIHGLRIVTAGLQPDEKIVVNSLQKVRPSVTITPKLTEMAESSQIEALHQAQLLLDNQPLTAQIADEASQG; encoded by the coding sequence ATGACTATATTTAAATCAATTCAATCCACGTTGTTAGTTAGCCTAACGGCATTGCTACTTGTGGCTTGTGGGCAAGCTCCTGCACAACAACAAGCAGGTGCACCTGCAGCCCCTGAAGTGAGTGTTGCTAACGTCATTCATGAACGTATTACCGAGTGGGACCAGTTTACTGGGCGCTTACAAGCACCAGAAAAAGTCACATTGGTACCGCGCGTGTCGGGTTATATCGAATCAGTAAACTTTAAAGAAGGGGCGTTGGTTAACAAAGGCGATGTGTTGTTTACCATTGACTCAAATGTGTTTACCGCTGAAGTCGAACGTCTTCAAGCTGAGTTAACCAGTGCGCAATCGGCTAATCAATTGGCGAAAAATGACTTTGACCGTGCAAACAAATTGTTTAGTCAACAAGCGGTTTCTGAAGAGTTAATTGATACTCGTCGCAGCAACATGCACCAAACAGCTGCAGCGGTGGCCTCGGTGAAAGCGGCGTTAACCAGTGCCAAGCTAAACCTTGAATACACCCAAGTCACCGCGCCAATTACTGGCCGCGTGTCTTATGCCAATGAAACCGCGGGTAACTATGTCACTGCGGGACAAACTCAGCTGACTAGCCTAGTTTCAATCGAAAACATGTATGCGTACTTTGATATCGACGAGCAAACTTACCTTAAATATGCATCGCTTTCAGGTGAAAACAAACGCCAAGATCCACGCTCGGGTAACAACACGGTATTAATGGCATTGGCCAATGAAACCGAATTTACTTATCAAGGTGTCATCGATTTTGTCGACAACGCTGTCAATCAACAAACCGGTACTATCCGTGTGCGTGCTACGTTTGCTAACCCAGAGAATATGTTAATGCCTGGCTTATTTGCCCGTATTAGCATTGCAGGTAGTGCGTCATATCAAGGTATTTTAATCGACGACAAGGCCATCTTTACTGATCTAAACAACAAGTACGTGTTGGTGGTTAACGATGAAAACACCCTTGAATACCGTAGTATTACTTTAGGTGAAAAAATCCACGGCTTACGTATCGTGACCGCCGGTTTGCAACCAGACGAGAAAATTGTCGTTAACAGCTTACAAAAAGTGCGTCCTAGCGTCACTATCACCCCAAAATTAACCGAAATGGCTGAAAGCAGCCAAATAGAAGCACTGCACCAGGCGCAGTTACTATTAGATAACCAGCCGCTTACAGCACAAATTGCTGATGAAGCAAGTCAAGGCTAA
- a CDS encoding ATP-binding cassette domain-containing protein, whose protein sequence is MITVANLTKRIGDVQALDDLSFSAENGQITGLLGPNGAGKTTCLRTLFGLLKPDSGTATVNDIDVAIDPIGAKKQLGLFPDPFGLYERLTPREYISFFAELSGMSRKQAKQATSDVIAQLKLEDISDRRCKGFSQGQRMKTALAQAIVHKPSNIILDEPTRGLDVMSTRLLRDILLQLKDQGHCVLFSSHVMQEVAALCDRVIVMANGKVVAIGSPDELCQQTGKNSLEDAFIELIGTDEGIAA, encoded by the coding sequence ATGATTACTGTTGCAAACTTAACCAAAAGAATTGGCGATGTGCAAGCGTTAGACGATTTAAGCTTTAGCGCTGAAAATGGTCAAATTACCGGTTTACTTGGCCCAAATGGTGCGGGTAAAACCACCTGTTTACGCACCTTGTTTGGCTTACTTAAGCCGGACTCAGGTACTGCTACCGTCAATGATATTGATGTCGCAATTGATCCTATCGGCGCTAAAAAGCAGTTGGGCTTATTCCCCGACCCTTTTGGTTTGTATGAACGCCTTACGCCGCGTGAATACATTAGCTTCTTTGCCGAACTCAGCGGGATGTCGCGTAAGCAAGCCAAACAAGCCACCAGCGATGTAATTGCACAATTAAAGCTGGAAGATATTAGCGATCGTCGTTGCAAAGGCTTTTCTCAAGGCCAGCGGATGAAAACAGCTTTAGCACAAGCCATAGTCCACAAACCAAGTAATATCATTTTGGATGAACCGACTCGCGGACTTGATGTCATGAGCACCCGCTTACTGCGCGACATTTTATTGCAACTCAAAGACCAAGGTCATTGCGTGCTGTTTTCAAGCCACGTGATGCAAGAAGTCGCCGCCTTGTGTGATCGCGTTATCGTGATGGCCAATGGCAAAGTGGTTGCCATTGGTAGCCCTGACGAACTGTGTCAGCAAACAGGTAAAAACTCTCTAGAAGATGCATTTATCGAACTTATCGGTACCGACGAAGGGATTGCAGCATAA
- a CDS encoding diguanylate cyclase — protein sequence MTLKRFSLVLLSSLLLTITMLLLSIYYFFYLPGIKSEVLDQQQQEFNLLHSALSLSKNSLTTLCYDYAVWDELVEYISNPTDDFVQSNLPDNAFEAANIDAVFVIDTNNKLIWDYQDDSLKSSRASLVHLFNQQNTESFAILPTADEIASQTVSSRSGYLVFDGAIIYFSNTTILPSTGYGEIAGSLTMVRLVDKALIKDISRFSLVKFSIEDVQTSTKNTQEFFSLQQIETIAPSHSWLIRNTFDDQVVQVTLHHKKVSLPKADWVSVISILLSIGLIFSLSLMALSRLLIKPLIHFNKSINDSSDDNFISKMASNHFIDEIENVSYSFNQLLLKFNAQQNYLETLTVQDSLTGITNRRGLEAFSKRIISRWHLENVGFSVMMIDVDNFKYFNDQQGHLKGDDALITVATCLVEVMAQYDALAARYGGEEFCIILPDNHHQNILKVAEDIRESIEELQISNNIDDRKWLTVSIGVVVVDDKLANIGKYNFSDVLQYADEQLYLAKQAGRNTVRVAKFGD from the coding sequence ATGACGTTAAAACGTTTTTCGCTTGTATTATTGTCGTCACTATTACTGACTATAACCATGTTGTTGCTTAGCATTTATTATTTTTTCTACCTTCCAGGGATAAAATCGGAAGTACTAGATCAGCAGCAACAAGAATTTAACTTACTTCACTCTGCATTGTCCTTGTCAAAAAATAGCTTAACTACCTTGTGTTACGATTATGCCGTATGGGATGAGTTGGTTGAATATATCAGTAATCCTACCGATGATTTTGTTCAAAGCAATCTGCCTGACAATGCGTTTGAGGCGGCAAACATTGATGCTGTCTTTGTCATTGATACTAATAATAAGTTGATTTGGGATTATCAGGATGACTCATTAAAATCATCTCGAGCGTCACTCGTTCATTTATTTAATCAGCAAAATACTGAATCTTTTGCCATTTTGCCAACCGCAGATGAAATTGCATCACAAACAGTGTCTAGCCGCAGTGGTTATCTCGTTTTTGACGGGGCTATCATTTACTTTAGTAATACCACTATTTTACCCTCGACTGGTTATGGTGAAATTGCTGGCAGTTTAACGATGGTTCGCTTAGTGGATAAAGCGTTAATTAAAGATATTAGTCGGTTTTCTTTGGTGAAGTTTTCAATTGAGGATGTACAAACATCAACAAAAAATACGCAAGAATTTTTTAGTTTACAGCAAATTGAAACTATTGCTCCATCGCACAGTTGGCTTATCCGTAATACGTTTGATGACCAAGTGGTACAGGTGACTTTACACCATAAAAAAGTGTCGTTACCTAAGGCAGATTGGGTCTCGGTAATATCAATATTGTTGTCAATTGGGTTGATTTTTTCTCTCTCGTTAATGGCATTATCAAGACTGCTTATTAAGCCGCTTATTCATTTTAACAAAAGTATTAATGATTCATCAGATGATAATTTCATCAGCAAAATGGCTTCAAATCATTTTATTGATGAAATCGAAAATGTGTCTTACTCATTTAATCAATTACTGCTTAAGTTTAATGCGCAACAAAATTACTTAGAGACATTAACGGTTCAAGATTCGCTCACAGGTATAACTAACCGTAGAGGTCTTGAAGCATTTTCAAAGCGAATTATTTCACGCTGGCATCTAGAAAATGTTGGTTTTAGTGTGATGATGATTGATGTCGACAATTTTAAGTATTTTAATGATCAACAAGGACATCTTAAAGGCGATGATGCATTAATTACCGTCGCCACTTGTCTGGTTGAGGTTATGGCTCAATATGATGCGCTTGCTGCACGATATGGTGGAGAGGAGTTCTGCATAATTTTACCCGATAATCATCATCAAAATATATTGAAAGTTGCGGAAGATATTCGTGAGTCTATCGAGGAATTGCAGATCTCTAATAATATTGATGACCGAAAATGGCTCACGGTTAGTATTGGTGTGGTGGTGGTTGACGATAAATTAGCCAACATAGGAAAATATAACTTTAGCGATGTTCTGCAATATGCTGATGAGCAACTTTATTTGGCTAAACAAGCGGGGCGTAATACTGTCAGAGTGGCAAAGTTTGGCGACTAA
- a CDS encoding efflux RND transporter permease subunit produces MLSQFFIKRPIFAAVLSLLFFISGAIAVWQLPITEYPEVVPPTVVVTANYPGANPKVIAETVASPLEQEINGVENMLYMSSQATSDGRMTLTVTFAIGTDVDLAQTQVQSRVERAKPRLPQEVQRLGIVTEKSSPSLTMVVHLTSPDNRYDMLYLSNFAVLKVKDELARINGVGAVRVFGAGDYSMRVWLDPNKMAAIGLSPNDVVAAIREQNQQAAAGSLGAQPSGESDFQLLINVKGRLSNVEEFEDIIVKVGDQAQITRLKDVARVELGASTYALRSMLDNKEAAALPVFQASGSNAIQISDDVRAKMKELSTSFPEGLTYDIVYDPTVFVRGSIEAVVHTLLEALLLVVLVVVLFLQTWRASIIPLVAVPVSLVGTFAFMHLMGFSLNALSLFGLVLAIGIVVDDAIVVVENVERNIEEGLAPLAATQKAMKEVTGPIIATTLVLAAVFIPTAFMSGLTGQFYKQFALTITISTFISAINSLTLSPALAALLLKSHHDKKDFLTRGMDKMLGGWLFTPFNRFFAKLSDGYGWIVKKVIRFGVVVGVLYIGLVGVTGLQFASTPTGYVPGQDKQYLIAFAQLPDAASLDRTEAIVKEMSRIALDQPGVAHAVAFPGLSINGFTNSTNSAILFTPLDDFADRKDPSLSAGAIAAALNQKFAAIDGAFIAIFPPPPVQGLGTIGGFRLQIQDRGDYGYEELYKVTMQVMQKAWATPELAGVFSSYQVSVPQLEVEVDRTKAKQQSVSLDELFATLQGYMGSVYANDFNQFGRTYQVNVQADEQFRQTPEQISQLKVRNNQGEMVPIGSFINVANVAGPDRVMHYNGFTTAELNGGAAPGFSSGEAQVAIEKILAETLPNGMTYEWTEITYQQILAGNAGVYIFPLIILLVFMVLAAQYESLSLPLAIILIIPMTILSAISGVLIYGGDNNIFTQIGLIVLVGLATKNAILIVEFAKELQDKGLSPFDAILEAGRLRLRPILMTSIAFIMGVVPMVFSSGPGAEMRQAIGVAVFAGMIGVTIFGLILTPLFYYALAKRGKNKVALAQPSISHD; encoded by the coding sequence ATGTTGTCGCAATTCTTTATTAAAAGACCGATTTTTGCCGCTGTTTTATCGCTATTATTTTTTATCTCTGGCGCGATAGCGGTTTGGCAATTACCGATCACCGAATATCCAGAAGTGGTACCGCCAACAGTAGTGGTAACCGCTAACTACCCTGGCGCAAACCCAAAAGTGATTGCTGAAACAGTCGCATCACCACTAGAGCAAGAAATTAACGGCGTAGAAAACATGTTATACATGTCATCTCAAGCCACCTCTGATGGCCGCATGACCTTAACCGTCACGTTTGCGATTGGTACTGATGTTGATTTAGCCCAAACCCAAGTACAAAGCCGTGTTGAACGCGCTAAACCGCGTTTGCCACAAGAAGTACAACGTTTAGGCATTGTGACCGAAAAATCATCACCCAGTTTGACCATGGTGGTGCATTTAACCTCACCCGATAATCGTTATGACATGCTTTATTTGTCTAACTTCGCGGTGTTAAAAGTTAAAGATGAACTAGCACGAATTAATGGTGTAGGTGCTGTGCGTGTATTTGGCGCTGGCGACTACAGTATGCGAGTGTGGTTAGACCCTAATAAAATGGCTGCTATTGGTTTGTCGCCAAATGATGTTGTTGCCGCTATTCGTGAGCAAAACCAACAAGCTGCCGCGGGTAGCCTAGGAGCTCAACCCAGTGGAGAAAGTGATTTTCAACTACTGATTAACGTAAAGGGTCGTTTAAGTAACGTAGAAGAATTTGAAGACATTATTGTAAAAGTAGGCGATCAGGCTCAAATCACTCGCCTAAAAGATGTTGCTCGTGTTGAATTAGGTGCATCAACGTACGCATTACGTTCAATGTTAGACAATAAAGAAGCTGCGGCATTACCGGTATTCCAGGCGTCGGGCTCAAACGCAATTCAGATTTCTGATGACGTTCGCGCCAAAATGAAAGAGCTGTCTACAAGCTTTCCTGAAGGCCTAACTTACGACATAGTCTATGACCCGACGGTGTTCGTACGCGGTTCAATTGAAGCTGTGGTGCACACCCTGCTTGAAGCCCTATTGTTAGTTGTCTTAGTGGTAGTGTTATTTCTACAGACGTGGCGCGCATCTATTATTCCATTAGTGGCAGTTCCTGTTTCGCTAGTCGGCACGTTTGCCTTTATGCACCTAATGGGCTTCTCGCTTAATGCTTTATCACTGTTTGGGTTAGTGCTGGCGATTGGTATTGTGGTCGACGACGCCATTGTTGTAGTGGAAAATGTTGAGCGTAATATTGAGGAAGGTTTAGCCCCTTTAGCGGCAACGCAAAAAGCCATGAAGGAAGTGACCGGTCCGATTATTGCCACCACATTGGTATTAGCCGCGGTATTTATTCCAACGGCATTTATGTCTGGTTTAACGGGTCAGTTTTATAAACAGTTTGCCTTAACCATTACTATTTCGACCTTTATTTCGGCGATTAACTCGTTAACCTTAAGCCCTGCATTAGCCGCATTGTTGCTTAAGAGTCATCACGATAAGAAAGATTTTTTAACCCGTGGCATGGACAAAATGCTCGGGGGTTGGTTATTTACACCGTTTAACCGCTTCTTTGCAAAATTATCAGACGGTTACGGCTGGATAGTGAAAAAAGTGATTCGTTTTGGTGTGGTTGTGGGCGTGTTGTATATCGGCTTAGTCGGCGTAACTGGCTTACAATTTGCCAGCACGCCAACCGGGTACGTACCAGGCCAAGACAAGCAATACTTGATTGCCTTTGCACAACTGCCCGATGCTGCATCACTTGATCGCACCGAAGCTATCGTGAAAGAAATGTCGCGTATTGCACTCGATCAACCGGGTGTCGCCCATGCTGTAGCCTTCCCTGGCTTAAGCATTAACGGCTTTACCAACAGTACCAATAGCGCGATTTTGTTTACGCCGCTCGATGACTTTGCCGACCGTAAAGATCCATCGTTATCAGCAGGCGCCATTGCCGCAGCATTAAATCAAAAGTTTGCCGCAATTGACGGCGCATTTATTGCCATTTTCCCACCACCACCAGTACAAGGTTTAGGGACGATTGGCGGCTTTAGATTACAAATTCAAGATCGTGGTGATTACGGTTACGAAGAATTGTATAAAGTCACCATGCAAGTGATGCAAAAAGCGTGGGCAACACCTGAGTTAGCGGGTGTATTCTCAAGTTATCAGGTCAGCGTGCCACAACTTGAAGTTGAAGTAGACCGTACCAAAGCCAAGCAGCAATCGGTATCGTTAGACGAATTGTTTGCCACGCTACAAGGCTACATGGGGTCGGTTTATGCTAACGATTTCAACCAATTTGGCCGTACATACCAGGTAAATGTTCAAGCTGACGAACAGTTTAGACAAACACCGGAGCAGATTTCTCAGCTCAAGGTACGTAATAATCAGGGTGAAATGGTACCGATTGGCTCGTTTATTAACGTTGCCAATGTCGCAGGTCCAGATCGCGTTATGCACTATAACGGTTTTACTACTGCGGAGCTTAACGGCGGTGCAGCACCTGGGTTTAGTAGTGGTGAAGCACAAGTTGCGATTGAAAAAATCTTGGCTGAAACACTGCCTAATGGCATGACTTACGAGTGGACTGAAATCACCTACCAACAGATATTGGCAGGTAATGCGGGCGTGTATATTTTCCCATTAATCATTTTATTAGTGTTTATGGTATTAGCCGCGCAGTATGAAAGCCTAAGTTTACCACTGGCAATTATCTTGATTATTCCGATGACGATTCTGTCGGCAATCAGTGGCGTATTAATTTACGGTGGCGATAACAACATCTTTACCCAAATCGGACTGATTGTTCTGGTGGGGCTGGCGACCAAAAACGCCATCTTGATTGTTGAATTTGCTAAAGAGCTGCAAGACAAAGGATTATCACCATTCGATGCCATTCTTGAAGCGGGCCGCTTACGTTTACGCCCCATTCTAATGACGTCTATCGCCTTCATTATGGGTGTAGTGCCGATGGTGTTCTCGAGTGGACCAGGTGCAGAAATGCGTCAAGCCATTGGTGTGGCGGTGTTTGCTGGTATGATTGGAGTGACCATTTTTGGTCTTATCCTAACGCCATTGTTTTACTATGCCCTCGCTAAGCGCGGCAAAAATAAAGTAGCGTTAGCACAACCGTCTATATCCCACGACTAA
- a CDS encoding type II secretion system protein translates to MHTNQPHSFTLIEQVVVIIILGILAVVAVPKFINLKSDAVIANLNGLQGALKSANILGSIDFCSFFIR, encoded by the coding sequence ATGCATACAAATCAACCGCACAGCTTTACCCTTATCGAGCAAGTCGTAGTGATCATTATTTTAGGTATTTTGGCGGTTGTCGCTGTGCCGAAGTTTATAAACTTAAAAAGTGATGCGGTAATTGCTAATTTAAATGGCTTACAAGGTGCATTAAAATCAGCTAACATCTTAGGGTCTATTGATTTTTGTTCGTTTTTTATTCGCTGA
- the mog gene encoding molybdopterin adenylyltransferase: MSKAKIGIVTVSDRASAGIYEDLSGKAIIDVLNEYLTSEWEPVYKVIPDEGDVIEATLIDLADNQDCCLIVTTGGTGPSKRDVTPEATEAVCDRMMPGFGELMRAESLKFVPTAILSRQTAGLRGDSLIVNLPGKPKSIRECLDAVFPAIPYCIDLMDGPFLVCDESVIKPFRPKAK, encoded by the coding sequence ATGAGCAAAGCTAAAATCGGCATCGTAACTGTTAGCGATCGTGCCAGTGCTGGCATATATGAAGATCTGTCTGGTAAGGCGATTATTGATGTATTGAACGAGTATTTAACCTCGGAATGGGAACCGGTTTACAAGGTAATCCCCGATGAGGGTGACGTTATTGAAGCTACATTAATTGATTTAGCCGACAACCAAGACTGCTGTTTAATCGTCACCACCGGCGGAACGGGTCCTTCCAAACGCGATGTTACCCCAGAAGCTACCGAAGCGGTATGCGATAGAATGATGCCAGGCTTTGGTGAACTTATGCGCGCCGAGTCATTAAAGTTTGTGCCAACTGCTATTTTATCCCGCCAAACAGCAGGGCTACGTGGCGACTCATTAATTGTTAATTTACCCGGCAAACCTAAGTCTATCCGTGAATGTTTAGACGCGGTGTTCCCTGCAATTCCGTATTGCATCGACTTAATGGACGGTCCATTTTTGGTGTGTGACGAATCGGTGATTAAGCCGTTTAGACCTAAAGCAAAGTAA
- a CDS encoding ABC transporter permease gives MKMILAMVRKELIDAARDKRSVMAGLYYAIGTPLIMCGMFMVLIGQLSSPEDLNINIHNADNAPDLVRYLSNNGINHGEDEDAKKIILTISDDYAANMAKAKPAEVLLIADNSDEKLQKSIRRLERQLQTYSAEMGSIRLIARGINPRITQPLKINVEDQATPDSKGGMILGIAIFTMMYSVFISGMNLAIDTSAGERERNSLALLLSHPMSTRQLVIGKIIAVTCFALLGLILILLVSKVAYPFVPWQEIGFTINISQDFMGLMFLVGIPVALMAATLQLYVSFMAKSFKEAQSYLTMVLFVPLALSMAASYNIAPDVLQWLPVSGQQQALMDFIKGREIPMMQLIISSVTTLIIAIALAAGLEKSLKSEKVVFGL, from the coding sequence ATGAAAATGATACTCGCAATGGTGCGCAAAGAACTCATCGATGCCGCACGCGACAAACGCTCGGTAATGGCTGGCCTGTATTATGCCATCGGTACACCACTGATTATGTGCGGCATGTTTATGGTGTTAATTGGCCAACTGTCTAGTCCAGAAGATTTAAACATCAACATCCACAATGCCGACAACGCACCAGATTTAGTGCGCTATTTAAGTAATAACGGCATTAACCATGGTGAAGACGAAGATGCCAAAAAAATCATCTTAACTATTAGTGACGATTATGCTGCCAACATGGCTAAAGCTAAACCGGCAGAAGTGTTATTAATTGCAGATAACTCAGATGAAAAGCTACAAAAGTCGATTCGCAGACTTGAACGTCAGCTGCAAACATATAGCGCCGAAATGGGCAGTATTCGCTTAATTGCTCGCGGTATTAATCCACGTATTACCCAACCGCTTAAAATCAATGTTGAAGATCAAGCCACCCCAGACTCAAAAGGCGGCATGATTTTAGGCATTGCCATTTTTACCATGATGTACTCAGTATTTATTTCTGGTATGAATCTCGCCATCGACACCAGTGCGGGTGAGCGCGAACGTAATTCACTGGCGTTATTACTCAGCCATCCAATGAGTACTCGCCAATTGGTCATCGGTAAAATTATTGCCGTAACCTGTTTTGCTTTGCTCGGGCTAATCTTGATATTACTGGTATCAAAAGTGGCTTACCCCTTTGTACCGTGGCAAGAGATTGGCTTTACCATCAACATTAGCCAAGATTTTATGGGCTTAATGTTCTTAGTAGGTATTCCAGTCGCCTTGATGGCCGCAACCTTACAACTGTATGTGTCGTTTATGGCTAAAAGCTTTAAAGAGGCGCAATCATACTTAACCATGGTGTTATTTGTCCCCTTGGCACTTTCTATGGCGGCCAGTTACAACATAGCTCCAGACGTATTGCAGTGGTTACCCGTATCAGGTCAACAGCAAGCTTTAATGGACTTTATTAAAGGCCGTGAAATTCCAATGATGCAGTTAATTATTTCGTCTGTGACCACACTGATCATTGCCATTGCATTAGCTGCGGGCTTAGAAAAGTCACTTAAAAGTGAAAAAGTCGTCTTTGGTTTATAA